In Aegilops tauschii subsp. strangulata cultivar AL8/78 chromosome 3, Aet v6.0, whole genome shotgun sequence, one genomic interval encodes:
- the LOC141043077 gene encoding uncharacterized protein, with product MDDGKLTTLTEHITTHGTTVLEVVYTNDPRTMERIIKKYEEWLKEEKNKFVGLDLEYTRKSSYIRQGIAVVQLAMREHVLVYHYCRSERSLALVDFLQRKAVTFTSVDTRNDKTMLARAWIKIPDEHHVDIQRLFCIKGGGERDSMADLAAAIIDPSYKNMKKSFPKEKHQFWEWKPLSPIHVEYAAKDGYVSYELYNPNHQERATSPPPTTNERKTPPT from the coding sequence ATGGACGACGGGAAACTAACAACACTCACCGAACACATCACTACCCACGGTACAACCGTGCTTgaggtggtgtacaccaacgacccaaGGACCATGGAGCGGATCATCAAAAAGTACGAAGAATGGCTAAAGGAGGAGAAGAACAAGTTCGTCGGCCTTGACCTCGAGTACACACGTAAGAGCAGTTACATACGACAAGGGATCGCCGTCGTCCAACTTGCCATGCGCGAGCATGTCCTTGTATACCACTACTGCAGATCCGAGCGCTCCCTGGCGTTAGTTGACTTCCTCCAACGGAAAGCGGTAACTTTCACTAGCGTCGACACCAGGAACGACAAGACCATGCTTGCCCGTGCATGGATCAAAATTCCAGACGAGCACCACGTCGACATCCAGAGGCTATTCTGCATCAAGGGTGGTGGAGAAAGGGACTCCATGGCTGACCTTGCagcggccatcatcgacccctcaTACAAGAACATGAAGAAATCATTCCCAAAGGAGAAGCACCAGTTCTGGGAGTGGAAGCCACTTTCCCCGATACACGTTGAGTACGCGGCAAAGGACGGGTATGTTAGCTACGAGTTGTACAATCCTAATCATCAAGAACGGGCTACGTCACCTCCACCAACAACCAATGAAAGAAAGACTCCGCCCACGTAA